A genomic segment from Dechloromonas denitrificans encodes:
- the tsaD gene encoding tRNA (adenosine(37)-N6)-threonylcarbamoyltransferase complex transferase subunit TsaD has product MLILGIESSCDETGIALYDSEAGLLSHALHSQVAMHAEYGGVVPELASRDHIRRVVPLLHEALARAGRSLDAVDAVAYTRGPGLSGALLVGCAFAEALALAIDRPTVPVHHLEGHLLSPLLSSTPPTFPFVALLVSGGHTQLMKVTAVGEYELLGETLDDAAGEAFDKSAKLLGLPYPGGSLLSKLAEQGDPEKYKLPRPMLHSGDLSFSFSGLKTAVLTLVREQPQPLSDAFRKDAARAFQEAIVEVLVKKSLKAMKQTGLKQLVVAGGVGANKQLRSTLDDEAKRKRFRVYYPELEFCTDNGAMIALAGCLRLQSGALAKPAGSFAVQPRWPLMDISTHANG; this is encoded by the coding sequence ATGCTGATCCTTGGTATTGAATCCTCCTGCGACGAAACCGGCATTGCGCTCTACGACAGCGAAGCCGGCTTGTTGTCGCACGCTCTCCACTCGCAGGTCGCCATGCACGCCGAGTACGGTGGCGTTGTTCCCGAGTTGGCTTCACGTGACCACATTCGCCGCGTCGTTCCCTTGTTGCACGAGGCCCTGGCTCGTGCCGGGCGCAGTCTCGATGCAGTCGATGCCGTAGCTTATACGCGCGGTCCGGGGCTGTCCGGTGCGCTGCTGGTCGGCTGCGCCTTTGCCGAAGCGCTGGCGCTGGCGATTGATAGGCCGACCGTTCCGGTGCACCACCTGGAAGGGCATTTGCTGTCACCGCTGCTGTCCAGCACCCCGCCGACCTTCCCGTTTGTCGCCCTGCTGGTTTCCGGCGGGCACACGCAATTGATGAAGGTGACCGCTGTTGGTGAGTACGAATTGCTTGGCGAAACGCTGGATGACGCGGCCGGTGAGGCCTTCGATAAAAGCGCCAAACTGCTCGGTCTGCCTTATCCCGGTGGCTCCTTACTCTCGAAGCTGGCTGAGCAGGGGGATCCGGAAAAGTACAAGCTACCTCGGCCGATGCTGCATTCTGGCGACCTCAGTTTCAGTTTTTCCGGCCTGAAAACAGCGGTCTTGACGCTGGTTCGCGAGCAGCCGCAGCCGCTCAGCGATGCGTTCAGAAAAGATGCAGCCCGGGCTTTTCAGGAAGCCATTGTCGAGGTGCTGGTCAAGAAGTCGCTCAAGGCAATGAAGCAGACCGGCCTCAAGCAGTTGGTCGTGGCGGGGGGCGTCGGTGCCAACAAGCAGTTGCGGTCGACGCTCGATGACGAGGCAAAACGAAAGCGTTTCCGTGTCTATTACCCGGAGCTGGAGTTTTGTACCGATAACGGCGCGATGATTGCCCTGGCGGGTTGTTTGCGTCTGCAGTCGGGGGCCTTGGCGAAACCGGCGGGTTCCTTTGCCGTTCAACCGCGCTGGCCATTGATGGATATTTCGACCCACGCCAACGGATAG